GCAGCCCTGGGCAAGGCGGCCGCCTTGGAGGAACAACGCGCCTGGCTGGCCGGGCGCAAGAACGTGCCCTGGGAGACGCGCCAAAAGGCCGCCCTGGCCTTCTTCGACGCCTTTTACGCGGACGGGCATCCGGTTCAGGCCCTGCAGGCCTTGGCCGACGCCTACCGCCTCGCCCCGGACGGCCCCTCCCGGGCGGCGCTGGAGAAGGATTTCCTGGTCCGCCTGGGGGCGCTCGGGGACAAGGATCTGAAGCGTCTGGCCGAGGCCGCGCCGTCCGAGGCCCGTTCGGCCTTTCCCTATGCCCTGACGGATTTCGAGAGGGCCCGCCGGGAAGCCAAGGGCAAGGACGACTGGGCCGAGAGCTGGCGGACCATGCGCGCGGTGTTGGCAGCCTCGCAGCTGGAGTCCAAGGACGTTCTCGCCCGCGATCTGCGTGAGCTGGAGAAGAAGCGGGGCGTGCCGCGCACCGGCGTGGCCCTGGCCCTGCCCCTGTCCGGCCGTTTCGCGGACGTGGGGCAGAAGATCGCCCGGGGCGCGTCCCTGGCCCAGTGGGCTCTGGCCAACGCGGGCCAGGAAACCGAGGTCCGGGTGATCAATACCGAGGTTCCGGGCTGGCCCGCCCGCCTGAACGAGCTGCCGCCGCATTTCTCCCTGGTGGGCGGCCCGTTGCGCATGGAGGCGGTCAAGGAGATGGAGCCCGCCGGGCTCTTGGCCAAGCGCGCCTTCTTCACCTTCCTGCCGAGCCTGGGCGACGTCCGCGAGGGCGCGCAGGCCTGGCGCTTCTTCCCCAGCGCCCGCGACCAGGCCCGGGCCGCGGCCAAGCTCGCCGTGGACGACCTGGGCATCCGCAACGTGGCCGTGCTGGCCCCGGAAGAGAAGTTCGGCCGCCATATGCGCGATCTCTTCGCCGAGGAGGTCGCGGCCCGGGGCGGGCACGTCTCGGTGACGGAAACCTACCCGCCGGGCGATCACCCGGAGTGGGGCAAGAGCGTGGCCCGGCTGCTGCATGTTCCGTTCAAGTCCGGCGGGACCGCGCCCAAGGCCGATTTCGGGGCAGTGTTCCTGCCCGATGGCTGGGCCCAGGCCCAAGTGCTCATCCCCAACTTCTTCTTTCATGAGTCCGGCTATCTCGTCTTCCTGGGACCGGAGATGTGGAGCCGTGCCCTGGACGAGTCCCGCGACCTGGAGGAGCAGTATTACCGGCTCACGGCCTGCTCCGGGGCCTGGGACCAGGAGAGTCCGGCGGCCCGGGCGCTTCAGTCCGCCCTGGACGAGCAGGGCTTGGGCGCGGCCGACTTCTGGGTGGCCCTGGGCTACGACTTCGTGCGTTTCGCGGCCCGCATGGGCGGCCTGGATTCGATCTCCCCGGCCGAGGTCAACGGCCGCTTGGCCCGCATGGAAGGCTTCGACTTCAGCCTCGCGCCCATGAGCTGGACCCCCGACGGCGCGGCCAGCGAGGCCCTGCACCTCTTCCAGCCCGCCAAGGACGGCAAGGTGGCGGCCGACCCCGCCCGCATGCACGAGAGCATCGCCAAGGCCCTGTCCCGGCGCGAACTGTTCATCAAGGCCGCCAACACCCAGCGGCAGGGCAAGGCGTCGGCCCCGGCGGCCGTCCCCGCCGCGCCCCAGCTGACGACGCCCGGGGAATTGGACCGCGACTGAGTCGCATCAAGGAGAAGTGATGAAGATCAGCCGAGAGGAAGTGTTTCGCGTGGCCCGTCTGGCCAGGCTGGAGCTGAGCGAGGACAAGGTGGAGCTGTTCGCCGGACAGGTGGGCGACATCCTGGACTACATCGACCAGCTCAACCGTCTGGACACCGAAGGCGTGGAGCCCATGTACGGCCCGGGTTCGAAGACGACGCTCCTGCGTCCCGACGAGGTTCGCCGGGAGTGCGGTCGGGAGCAGGTGTTGGCCAACGCGCCGGAAACCGACGGGGCCTTCTTCATCGTACCGCGCATTGTCTCCGCTGGACATTGATCCTGTTGCATGAGCAACTATTTAGTCTATTGAAGAGAACGGGAAAACCATGTCTGACCTGCATTTGAAGACGCTTTCCGAAATCCGGGGCCTGCTGGCCGAGCGCCGGGTGTCCGCCGAGGAGGCGACCAAAGCCTGCCTGGAGCGCATCGAGGCCACTGAGCCCACGATTCAGGCCCTGCTGCACGTGTCCGCCGAAACCGCGCTGGCCGAGGCCCGGACCTTGGACGCGGCCGGGCCTGACCCCGAGCGGCCGCTTTGGGGCGTGCCCCTGATCGTCAAGGACTGCCTGACCGCCAAGGGCCTGCCCGCCACGGCCGGGTCGCGCATCCTGGAAAACTTCGTCCCGTTCTACGACGCCACGGCCGTGGCCCGGCTCAAGGCGGCCGGGGCCGTGATCCTGGGCAAGTCCAACATGGACGAGTTCGCCATGGGCTCCAGCACCGAGAACTCGGCCTTTCAGCCCACCCGCAACCCCTGGGATGCGGAGCGGGTGCCCGGCGGGTCCAGCGGCGGCTCGGCCGCGGCGGTGGCCGCCTGCCAGGGCTTCGGGGCCCTGGGCACGGACACCGGCGGCTCCATCCGCCAGCCCGCCTCGTTCTGCGGCATCGTCGGGCTCAAACCCACCTACGGCCGCGTCTCGCGCTATGGGCTCATCGCCTACGGTTCGTCCCTGGACCAGATCGGGCCCATGACCCGCACGGTGGAGGACGCCGCGCGGCTGCTCCAGGTCATGGCCGGGCACGACACCCGCGATTCCACCAGCGTTGACGAGCCCGTGCCCGATTACCTGGCCGCTCTGTCGGCCCGGAGCGACCTCAAGGGGCTGACCATCGGCCTGCCCGAGGAGTATTGGGGCGAAGGCGTGGACCCCGAGGTGGCCGAGTGCTGCCGCGCGGCCGTGTCCCAGGCCGAGGCCCTGGGCGCGCGCACCGTTCCGGTGCCGCTCAGGCTCTCGGAGTACGCCGTGGCCGTGTACTACGTCATCGCCACGGCCGAGGCCTCCTCGAACCTGGCCCGCTTCGACGGCGTGCGTTACGGCCACCGCGACAAGCAGGCCCAGGATCTGATCGAGATGTACACCCGTTCTCGCACCCAGGGCTTCGGCGACGAGGTGCAGCGGCGCATCATCCTGGGCACCTATGTGCTTTCGGCTGGCTACTACGACGCTTACTACCGCAAGGCCGCCCAGGTGCGCGCCCTGCTGCGCCGCGACTTCGACACGGCCTTCCAGACTTGCGACCTCATCGCCGGGCCGGTCTGTCCGACCACGGCCTTCCGCGTGGGTCAGATGACCAACGATCCGCTGCAGATGTACCTCATGGACATCTTCACCATCTCGGCCAACCTGGCGGGCATTCCGGGGCTGAGCCTGCCCTGCGGCCTCGGCCGCGACTCGGGGATGCCCGTCGGTCTCCAACTCATGGCCAAGCCCTTTTCCGAGGACGTGTTGCTGTCCGCCGCCGACGTGCTGGAGCGGGCCCTGCCCAAACTGCCGCGGCCTGCCGGATTGGCTTAGCACACTGTTGAAAAAATGCGTCGCCCGCGTGGCGGCGTTGGAGCGGGCCCTTGTGCGCTGATGCCGCGCGGGGCCCCTTTTTTCGTGTCGCGTCCAGACTCCGCGTGCGTGGGATTTCCTGGGCGACGTTCTGCCGTCCGCTCCAGAGCGCGGCCAATCGGCCGCGTTTGGACGCCAGGATGTCCCGGTAGCCCCGCTCCATGCCGAGCATGGGCAACAGCTCCAGGAAGATGGTCTGGGGGATGTTTCCAATGCCCGGGACGGGGTCTGCCCAAGGGGGCTTCGGCCGTGGAGCAGCCGGTGGAAAAGGGATTTCCGCTTGCGTTCCCGAACGGCATTGCCTATCACTTGAAGTTGACGATTTGATATTGCCCCGACAGTACTTGGTTGCCGGGCGGACCGTTCTCCGGACAGGAAGGATGCGCAACGCCGAACCGTTCACGTTCACCCTCGGGGGAGTCCATCCCCCCGGCCGCAAGGCGCTCACCGCCGGCCTGCCCCTGGAGGTCATGCCGCCTCAATCCCGCTACGTGGTTTCCATGGCCCAGCACTTCGGCGCCCCGGCCGTGCCCCTGGTCAAGAAGGGCGACGCCGTGCGCGAGGGCCTGCGTATCGGCGGGGTGGACAAGTTCCTCGGCGCGGAGGTGCACAGCCCGGTGACGGGTACGGTGGTCTCCGTGGGCCGCGCGCCGCACCCCATCCTGGGCCCGGTGCCCGCCGTGGTCATCGAGCGCGACCCCGAGGCCCCGGACGCGGCCGTCACCCCTCTGGAGTGGGAAAGCCTTCAGGCTTGCGACATCCTGGCGCGCATCCGCGACGCCGGGGTGGTGGGCATGGGCGGCGCGGGCTTCCCCACCCACGTCAAGCTCTGTCCTCCGGCGAACCTCACGATCGACACCTGCATCCTCAACGGCGTGGAGTGCGAGAGCTACCTCACCGCCGACCACCGGCTCATGCTCGAACGCCCGGCGGACATCGTCCAGGGGCTGCGCATCCTGCTCAAGACGCTCGGCGCCGAGCGGGCCTTCATCGGCATCGAGAACAACAAGCCCGACGCCGTCGAAGCCCTGCGCGCGGCAGTGGCCGCAGCCGGAGAGGGAAAGCGCGTGACCGTGGCGGCCCTGGATGTGAAGTATCCCCAGGGCTCCGAGAAACAGCTCATCGAGGCTCTCACGGGCCGTCGGGTTCCCGCCGGTGGCTTGCCCGCGCACGTGGGCTGCGTGGTCCAGAACGTGGCCACGGCCAACGCCGTATACGAGGCCGTGGCCCTGGGCCGAAGCTGCTACGAACGGGTGGTCACGGTTTCGGGCCGGGGCGTGGCGCGCCAGGCCAACCTCGTCTGCCGCGTGGGCGTGACCCTGGCCGACCTGGCCGCGCACCTGGGCGGGCTGCGCGAGGAGGCCGTGAAGTGCGTGCTCGGCGGGCCTATGATGGGCTTCGCCGTGGCCGGGCTGGACTATCCCGTGACCAAGACCACCTCGGGCGTGCTCTTCCTCACGACCGAGGAGAGCCCGGAGTTCGAGCATGGTCCCTGCATCCGTTGCGGCCGCTGCCTGGACGCCTGCCCCATGGGCCTCATGCCCAACGAGATGTCCATCTACGCCGAACGCCGCAAGTACGACGGCATGCCGCGTTTCGGGCTCTGGGAGTGCTTCGAGTGCGGCTCCTGCTCCTACGTCTGTCCGGCCAAGCGGCCACTGGTCCAGTTCATCCGCGCGGGCAAGGCGCGGCTCAAGAGCGGGGCCGGAAAATGAGCGAACGGCTCTGGCGCGTCTCCATCTCGCCGCATCTGCGGGACGAGGCCACGGTGAGCGGGATCATGTGGACCGTGTTCGCCGTGCTCCTGCCCCAGCTGCTGCTCTCGGTCTTCACCTTCGGCCCGCGCGTCCTGGCCTTGGCGGCGGTGGGCGTGGGCACGGCCGTGCTTTCCGAGGCGCTCATGCAGCGGCTCCTGGGCAAGCCCGTGCGGATTTCCGACGGCAGCGCGGCGCTCACCGGCCTGCTCCTGGTCTATGTCCTGCCCCCGGGCGTGTCCCTGACCCTGCCGTTCTGGGGCTCGCTCTTCGCCATCTGCATCGGCAAGCAGCTTTTCGGCGGTCTGGGCTTCAACTTCTTCAATCCGGCGCTCATCGCCCGGGCCTTTCTCACCGTGGGTTTCCCGGTGGCCATGACCACGGCCTGGATCATGCCCGAGCTGCCGTCCTTCCTGGCCCGGCCCGACGCCCTGAGCTCGGCCACGCCGCTCTATCTGCTCAAGCATTCCGGCGCTGCGGCCTACGCCGCCCAGTTCGGCGGGGAGAAGGGCCTCTGGGCCGCGCTCCTGGGCTTCCGGCCCGGCTGCGTGGGCGAGACGAGCCCCGTGCTTCTGCTCCTGGGCGGGCTGTACCTGCTCCGCAAGCGGATCATCTCCTGGCACATTCCGTTGTCGATGATCGCCTGCGTCGCGCTTCTGGCCTGGATCTTCGGCCCGGAGGGCGTGTTCAGCGGCGATCCTTTGGTCCACGTGCTTTCCGGCGGCCTGATCCTGGGGGCTTTCTTCATGGCGACGGACTACGTGACCTCGCCCTCCAGGCCGGCGGCCAAGCTCCTGTACGGTGCCGGGGCAGGGGCGCTGACCATGCTCATCCGGCTCAAGGGGGGCTACCCCGAGGGCGTGTGCTACGCCATTTTGCTCATGAACTGTCTGAGCCCCGTGCTTGAGGAATGGGTCCGGCCCCGGCGTTTCGCCCCGCCGCTGCCCAAGGAATGAGGCCGTGAAAGAATTTCTGCGGATCGCCCTGAACCTTTTGGTCATCAGCCTGGT
This is a stretch of genomic DNA from Desulfovibrio aminophilus DSM 12254. It encodes these proteins:
- a CDS encoding penicillin-binding protein activator, whose protein sequence is MIFRRTAFAVALTLCAALLFGCAQRIAWAPSAESVNLMTTPQLMQEAAKAYDQRDWARGELYYGRLLERADLSGRDRPLAARRLAESAFESRHYNQSLAALDLWAKADKKAVDDWRWTDLNIRSLAALGKAAALEEQRAWLAGRKNVPWETRQKAALAFFDAFYADGHPVQALQALADAYRLAPDGPSRAALEKDFLVRLGALGDKDLKRLAEAAPSEARSAFPYALTDFERARREAKGKDDWAESWRTMRAVLAASQLESKDVLARDLRELEKKRGVPRTGVALALPLSGRFADVGQKIARGASLAQWALANAGQETEVRVINTEVPGWPARLNELPPHFSLVGGPLRMEAVKEMEPAGLLAKRAFFTFLPSLGDVREGAQAWRFFPSARDQARAAAKLAVDDLGIRNVAVLAPEEKFGRHMRDLFAEEVAARGGHVSVTETYPPGDHPEWGKSVARLLHVPFKSGGTAPKADFGAVFLPDGWAQAQVLIPNFFFHESGYLVFLGPEMWSRALDESRDLEEQYYRLTACSGAWDQESPAARALQSALDEQGLGAADFWVALGYDFVRFAARMGGLDSISPAEVNGRLARMEGFDFSLAPMSWTPDGAASEALHLFQPAKDGKVAADPARMHESIAKALSRRELFIKAANTQRQGKASAPAAVPAAPQLTTPGELDRD
- the gatC gene encoding Asp-tRNA(Asn)/Glu-tRNA(Gln) amidotransferase subunit GatC — translated: MKISREEVFRVARLARLELSEDKVELFAGQVGDILDYIDQLNRLDTEGVEPMYGPGSKTTLLRPDEVRRECGREQVLANAPETDGAFFIVPRIVSAGH
- the gatA gene encoding Asp-tRNA(Asn)/Glu-tRNA(Gln) amidotransferase subunit GatA, which translates into the protein MSDLHLKTLSEIRGLLAERRVSAEEATKACLERIEATEPTIQALLHVSAETALAEARTLDAAGPDPERPLWGVPLIVKDCLTAKGLPATAGSRILENFVPFYDATAVARLKAAGAVILGKSNMDEFAMGSSTENSAFQPTRNPWDAERVPGGSSGGSAAAVAACQGFGALGTDTGGSIRQPASFCGIVGLKPTYGRVSRYGLIAYGSSLDQIGPMTRTVEDAARLLQVMAGHDTRDSTSVDEPVPDYLAALSARSDLKGLTIGLPEEYWGEGVDPEVAECCRAAVSQAEALGARTVPVPLRLSEYAVAVYYVIATAEASSNLARFDGVRYGHRDKQAQDLIEMYTRSRTQGFGDEVQRRIILGTYVLSAGYYDAYYRKAAQVRALLRRDFDTAFQTCDLIAGPVCPTTAFRVGQMTNDPLQMYLMDIFTISANLAGIPGLSLPCGLGRDSGMPVGLQLMAKPFSEDVLLSAADVLERALPKLPRPAGLA
- the rsxC gene encoding electron transport complex subunit RsxC, whose amino-acid sequence is MRNAEPFTFTLGGVHPPGRKALTAGLPLEVMPPQSRYVVSMAQHFGAPAVPLVKKGDAVREGLRIGGVDKFLGAEVHSPVTGTVVSVGRAPHPILGPVPAVVIERDPEAPDAAVTPLEWESLQACDILARIRDAGVVGMGGAGFPTHVKLCPPANLTIDTCILNGVECESYLTADHRLMLERPADIVQGLRILLKTLGAERAFIGIENNKPDAVEALRAAVAAAGEGKRVTVAALDVKYPQGSEKQLIEALTGRRVPAGGLPAHVGCVVQNVATANAVYEAVALGRSCYERVVTVSGRGVARQANLVCRVGVTLADLAAHLGGLREEAVKCVLGGPMMGFAVAGLDYPVTKTTSGVLFLTTEESPEFEHGPCIRCGRCLDACPMGLMPNEMSIYAERRKYDGMPRFGLWECFECGSCSYVCPAKRPLVQFIRAGKARLKSGAGK
- a CDS encoding RnfABCDGE type electron transport complex subunit D, whose amino-acid sequence is MSERLWRVSISPHLRDEATVSGIMWTVFAVLLPQLLLSVFTFGPRVLALAAVGVGTAVLSEALMQRLLGKPVRISDGSAALTGLLLVYVLPPGVSLTLPFWGSLFAICIGKQLFGGLGFNFFNPALIARAFLTVGFPVAMTTAWIMPELPSFLARPDALSSATPLYLLKHSGAAAYAAQFGGEKGLWAALLGFRPGCVGETSPVLLLLGGLYLLRKRIISWHIPLSMIACVALLAWIFGPEGVFSGDPLVHVLSGGLILGAFFMATDYVTSPSRPAAKLLYGAGAGALTMLIRLKGGYPEGVCYAILLMNCLSPVLEEWVRPRRFAPPLPKE